The following proteins are co-located in the Macadamia integrifolia cultivar HAES 741 chromosome 3, SCU_Mint_v3, whole genome shotgun sequence genome:
- the LOC122073937 gene encoding uncharacterized protein LOC122073937 has translation MKSEGLEISQPALDPNSTEIHHRITIRKRTKKVHRRVYDTRGNVKCSEASNEPPCTGFVEGMAPVFSRSAWRCAWHLIQNDLVHGWGMDMKLGYCAQGDRTEKVGVIDSEFIVHQGIQTLGGSNDKKAYKDTHRKESTKRQSVPAVDVRSEIRRQSTSELQIFRKRWDQAVKEDKEWIDPFKRRLRPWHR, from the exons ATGAAATCAGAAGGACTGGAGATATCTCAGCCAGCTTTGGACCCTAATTCAACAGAGATACATCACAGAATTACCATCCGGAAAAGAACAAAGAAGGTCCATAG AAGAGTCTATGACACTCGTGGCAATGTGAAGTGTTCAGAGGCTAGCAATGAACCACCATGCACTGG ATTTGTGGAGGGTATGGCGCCAGTGTTTTCACGGTCTGCTTGGCGTTGTGCTTGGCACCTTATCCAG AATGATCTTGTTCATGGTTGGGGCATGGATATGAAACTTGGTTACTGTGCTCAG GGTGATCGAACAGAAAAAGTGGGAGTCATTGATAGCGAATTCATTGTCCATCAAGGAATACAAACCCTCGGAGGAAGTAATGACAAAAAG GCATATAAAGATACTCATCGTAAAGAGTCGACGAAG AGACAAAGTGTTCCAGCAGTTGATGTGCGATCAGAG ATAAGGAGGCAATCAACATCGGAGCTTCAAATATTTCGAAAACGGTGGGACCAGGCTGTTAAAGAAGACAAGGAATGGATTGACCCGTTCAAGAGACGCCTAAGACCCTGGCACCGCTGA